The following coding sequences are from one Fibrobacter sp. window:
- a CDS encoding DNA cytosine methyltransferase yields MRAIDFFCGGGGMTCGLRQAGIDVVAGVDFDEDAKETYEANNEGAKFVPADISKLELDYFEKELGVRRNDDELILVGCSPCQFYSIIRSSKEKSKASKDLLLQFQKFIGYYNPGYVLVENVPGIISNKETVLYDFLDFLKDHGYGAPKSKTCKYAIINMKDYGVPQNRRRFSLIATRLDREVHLPEKETEEITVRDAIGDRRVYRRIEAGHRDVDKKRFHSAIQLSEINLERIRNTSHDGGNRLEWSKNRHLQLKCYRGKDHSFCDVYGRIFWDRPSPTITTKFLSYSNGRFGHPEDDRGLSVREGATLQSFPWDYEFKTTRLEVAAKLIGNAVPPEYAKRLGQVILEDY; encoded by the coding sequence ATGAGAGCAATTGACTTTTTTTGCGGTGGTGGCGGAATGACCTGTGGTCTGCGTCAAGCTGGTATTGATGTTGTGGCTGGTGTTGATTTTGACGAAGACGCAAAAGAAACGTATGAAGCGAACAACGAAGGCGCTAAATTTGTTCCCGCGGACATAAGTAAACTTGAATTAGACTATTTTGAAAAGGAATTGGGCGTTCGTCGAAATGACGATGAATTGATTCTTGTCGGTTGCAGTCCATGCCAATTTTATAGCATCATTCGATCTTCAAAAGAGAAATCAAAAGCGTCAAAAGACTTACTTTTACAATTTCAAAAATTCATTGGATATTATAACCCAGGATACGTCCTTGTTGAAAATGTTCCTGGGATTATTTCAAATAAGGAAACGGTCCTTTATGATTTTTTAGATTTTTTGAAAGATCACGGATATGGAGCTCCAAAATCAAAGACTTGCAAATATGCTATTATCAATATGAAAGATTACGGTGTTCCGCAAAACCGTCGTCGTTTTTCACTCATAGCTACTAGGCTGGATAGAGAAGTTCACTTGCCAGAAAAAGAGACGGAAGAAATTACAGTAAGAGATGCAATAGGCGACAGAAGAGTATATAGGCGCATAGAAGCGGGACATCGCGATGTTGACAAAAAAAGATTCCACTCTGCAATACAGCTGTCTGAAATTAACCTAGAACGCATTCGAAACACCTCTCATGACGGAGGGAATCGTTTAGAGTGGAGTAAAAATAGACACTTGCAATTAAAGTGTTATCGAGGCAAAGATCACTCTTTTTGTGATGTTTACGGACGAATTTTCTGGGATAGACCGTCTCCGACGATCACAACTAAATTTTTGAGTTATTCAAACGGACGTTTTGGGCATCCTGAAGATGATCGGGGACTTTCTGTTCGGGAAGGGGCGACCTTACAGTCGTTTCCTTGGGATTATGAGTTTAAGACGACAAGATTAGAAGTGGCTGCAAAGCTAATTGGAAATGCTGTGCCACCTGAATACGCCAAGCGGTTGGGCCAGGTGATTTTGGAGGATTATTAA